CTGTTTTTATGCAGTTTATTTACGCGACCAAGACGGGTCAGCACTTCTTTGCCAAATTTAAGACTGTCGTTGATGGTCAATGACTGCACCATGTCGAACATTGTATGGTCGAGATACCTGTCGCCACTCTTACTTACCCCACCGATTAAGTCGGCGGCGTTCTGCGTTTGCGCGAGGAATTTTGCCGCGGTACTGGTCGCCCCTTTGGTGGATAAGGCAAATACCGATGAGCCACGTGCCGCCCCAGAGGTAAACGCATCCGCATGAATAGAAACAAACAGATCGGCGCGTTGCTTCTGCGCCTTCGCCACCCTGACTTTTAACGGGATAAACACATCCTCGTTGCGCGTCATATAGGCTCTCATATTCGCTTCTTTATCGATCAGCGCCTTCAGGCGACGAGCGATTTGCAGCACAATGTCTTTTTCACGCGTTTTGTTCGGCCCGATTGCGCCGGGATCTTCCCCACCGTGGCCAGGATCAAGCATGATCACGATAGGACGATCGCGCCCCGCTTTCCCCGGCTGTGGGCCTTGTTCCGGCGAAGGCGGCTTGTCTTTATCCAGCTTGCCGTTATTGTAATCTTCCAGCAGCGCTAACAGCGGGTCTTGCTCGCTATTCATATTTGCCGGATAGAGATCCATCACCAGGCGTTCTTTAAATTCAGCTACCGGCGCCAGAGCAAACAAGTGCGGCGTGACGTTCTGTTTAAGCTCAAAAACCATGCGCACGGTCTGCGGGTCAAACTGCCCGACGCGCGCCGATTTAATAAACGGATCGTCACTACGAACCTGGCCGCCAATACCTTTCAATACTGAATTTAAATTCACACCTTCAATATCTACAACCACCCTATCGGGATTGCTCAAAGCAAACTGCCGATATTTAAGCTGCTTGTTCGATTCCAGCGTGACGCGAGTATAAGAGGATGCGGGCCAAACACGCACCGCAACGACCAGGCTTGAGGCCGCAAAGCCAACCTGGCTCACACTCAGTAGCCACATAGCACCCGCGCCCTGCAATAAGCGGCGACGGCTAATTAATGAACGGGAATCTGGCATAGCTCTCCTGAGCGGTGTATTTCCGTGAATCGTTTAATCACTTTTATTTTTTGAGCCGAAAACTTTAACGAAACACGCTCTGGCTGTCACCCTTAAAAGGGTAAACATTCGCAATCAAGCACATGGGGTGTCGAATGCAGAAATATCTGCTTTGCGGCAATTGCTGCTTGCACCAGAAGCAATAAAAGAATAAAAATACAGAAATTACGAATAATCATGCAATGAGGGCTTGCCGTGGTGAAGGAACGTAGAACCGAACTGGTACAGGGATTCCGCCATTCTGTTCCCTATATAAATGCCCATCGGGGAAAAACGTTTGTCATTATGCTTGGCGGCGAAGCCATTGAACACGAGAACTTTTCCAGCATCGTGAACGATATTGGGCTGCTGCACAGCCTGGGGATCCGTCTGGTGGTGGTGTATGGCGCACGCCCGCAAATTGACGCCAATCTGGCCTCGCATAATCATGAACCTATCTACCATAAACATACGCGTGTCACGGATGCAAAAACTCTGGAATTGGTAAAACAGGCCGCGGGTTTATTGCAGTTGGATATTACCGCGCGGTTATCTATGAGCCTCGGTAACACTCCGTTGCAAGGGGCGCATATCAACGTGGTGAGCGGAAACTTTATTATCGCTCAGCCGCTGGGCGTGGATGACGGCGTCGATTATTGCCACAGCGGCCGCGTTCGCCGCATCGACGAAGACGCTATCCACCGCCAACTCGATAACGGGGCAATTGTGTTAATGGGCCCGGTCGCAGTCTCCGTCACCGGCGAAAGTTTTAACCTCACGTCTGAAGAAATTGCCACGCAACTGGCGGTTAAACTTAAAGCCGAGAAAATGATTGGCTTCTGCTCTTCACAAGGGGTTATCGACGACAACGGTAATATCGTTTCCGAATTATTCCCTAACGATGCGCAAGAACGCATTGAAGAGCTGGAAGAGTCCGGTGATTACCACTCTGGCACCGTGCGCTTCTTACGTGGAGCGG
This genomic window from Buttiauxella gaviniae contains:
- the argA gene encoding amino-acid N-acetyltransferase, with the protein product MVKERRTELVQGFRHSVPYINAHRGKTFVIMLGGEAIEHENFSSIVNDIGLLHSLGIRLVVVYGARPQIDANLASHNHEPIYHKHTRVTDAKTLELVKQAAGLLQLDITARLSMSLGNTPLQGAHINVVSGNFIIAQPLGVDDGVDYCHSGRVRRIDEDAIHRQLDNGAIVLMGPVAVSVTGESFNLTSEEIATQLAVKLKAEKMIGFCSSQGVIDDNGNIVSELFPNDAQERIEELEESGDYHSGTVRFLRGAVKACRSGVRRSHLISYQEDGALLQELFSRDGIGTQIVMESAEQIRRATINDIGGILELIRPLEQQGILVRRSREQLEMEIDKFTIIQRDNLTIACAALYPFQEEGIGEMACVAVHPDYRSSSRGEVLLQRIATQARQMGLSKLFVLTTRSIHWFQERGFMPVDVELLPESKKEMYNYQRRSKVLMADLA
- the amiC gene encoding N-acetylmuramoyl-L-alanine amidase AmiC, with the protein product MPDSRSLISRRRLLQGAGAMWLLSVSQVGFAASSLVVAVRVWPASSYTRVTLESNKQLKYRQFALSNPDRVVVDIEGVNLNSVLKGIGGQVRSDDPFIKSARVGQFDPQTVRMVFELKQNVTPHLFALAPVAEFKERLVMDLYPANMNSEQDPLLALLEDYNNGKLDKDKPPSPEQGPQPGKAGRDRPIVIMLDPGHGGEDPGAIGPNKTREKDIVLQIARRLKALIDKEANMRAYMTRNEDVFIPLKVRVAKAQKQRADLFVSIHADAFTSGAARGSSVFALSTKGATSTAAKFLAQTQNAADLIGGVSKSGDRYLDHTMFDMVQSLTINDSLKFGKEVLTRLGRVNKLHKNSVDQAGFAVLKAPDIPSILVETAFLSNVEEERKLRTATFQQEVAESILAGIKAYFADSSRLARRG